From Plasmodium coatneyi strain Hackeri chromosome 7, complete sequence:
cttccttttcacttgtaagtttgaataagcacacAAAGACAGCATACTCCCAGAAAGGGGcgcaaaaagaacaaaaaaaaaaaaagaaaaaatatttactataccctaaaacacGGAAACTGAACTTGGAAActgttccttagaaacaTTTTCCTTAAGAATATCTTCCTTggggaacaccttcctttggaacaaagtcttccttccctaaacccggaatctgaacttggaacctgctCCTTACGCacattttccttaggaacaaagtcttccctCCCTCAActcggaatctgaacttcgaacctcttccttgggaacaaagtcttcttccctaaacccgcaATCTGAACTTCGAACCTCTTCCTtgggaacaaagtcttcttccctaaacccggaatctgaactttggaacctgttccttaggaacgccaaccctaaaacccggaatctgaaatTGGAATCTGTttcttaggaacaccttccataaaaacattttccggaggaacaaagtcttccttccctaaaccaggaatctgaacttggaacctgttccttaagaacatcttccataggaacatattcctcaggaacatcaACTTTAGAGATACATTCCATAGCAACTTCTTCCTAAGAAACACCCTCCTTAGAAAAATTaacttccttaggaaaaaagtcttcctccctaaacccagaatctgaactttaaacatcctcttccttaggaacaaagtcttcctccctaaacctggaatccaaacctgaacttggaacctgctCCTTAGGAAAAATGTCTTCcgccctaaacccggaatttgaacttggaacctgttccttaagaaaaccttccttaggaacattttcttcttttataaacttggaacccataaattcttgaaccaaaatttcaaaataaTCCTCCTGGACCAGTTTcgtgtcccctttttgacattcctCTAAGACTTCGAAatggatatcaataatcatgcggcgacgtacacctCGACGACCAAGACGGCGATGACAAGAaggttttttcctcctttttattggcgtagaacgaggtttccgttcctttactaaggtatattcaagtggaccatctgcctggtcgtccaTATGACCAAGGAGTTGTTCTCCTAAGGATTgtggaccacgtacttgataagatcttctgtaacgttttcctCTCTTACCAAGAAAGGCAaaatactacaaaaaaaaaaaaaaaaaaaaaagggaaaaaaatgtttctttaataggggtgCGAAATCTTTTGTtcacgcaacagtaattactacatGAAACCCTTAatgtgtgaaatcctacacatgcacaccctaaaatgcgaaatcctgcacaaacacccctaaaatgcaaaatcctacgCATACACCCCTAATTGAGAAAacttacaccttaaaactgtaaccctaaaatgcgaaatcctacacacacaccctaaagtGCGGAATCCAACACACCTTTACTCATTcactcctttctttttcttctttttcctttctttctttctttctttctttcttttttttttcttttcttctaaaaataattttttcttttttttttttccttaccttccaaagtaaATAACTCATGGCAGTCATACCAAGGAACACAGGagccaaaggaaggtaaggaaggaaggggtgcaTCACCCCTTCCTTCGCTGCCTCCCTTGCCCTCCTAGGGAGGTAGGATGGTTCTCGTGGAAGGACGGTGTATGATGGTGCATGGGGTTGTTGACCTGGATGACCGCCAACACCTGGTGGAGCAGGTACGGCACCACCGGCACCAGGTACTAAACCGGCAGCTTCACCACTGCCGACACCTTCATGTTCCGGATCCTTTTGATCATTTAACTTATCATCCCGAACGCTTGGAGTACCTGCCCATGTGATACCAGGAGGATTACTGCTTGCTTCACGAGAGGAGCCCTTGGGACTGGATTCTCCAGCATTCTTCTGTTCTGCGGGAATTTGTGACGAAGAACCTGAAATAGGGGAAGAGGGATCCTGGAACTCCGCTCCTGGATTATTCACCATATATGTCTTCAGTTCCTCTGGCATGTCGTCGTTATCCGTCCGTACTATAGTGGGAGTGAAAACATCCACTACAGCGCGCTTAGTATTCGCGACACCAACAGGAACTGTAGTACAAACACCCACACCTTTATCAACAGCATCGTCCTTCATACACTCACCTTTATCATTCTTGTCCCCTTCAGGTTCTGGACTCCCTGTAGGTACTGCTGTTGCTTCGGTTGCTTTGTTATCGGGTTTGGATGGCTTGGGTTTTGAACACTTGAACCAAtccattattttattcccttCAGGCATTCCACCTGTGGTCATTCCCCCAACAAAAATTTCTgctttttgtttaatttccTCCATACTAACTTCCATATTCTCACATTTAGGCTTCGCACATCCATTCAACATTTTCTCAAAATCTGagacttccttcttcccttctgcttcttttgaTAGAATTTCCTTAATATTGTCgattttacatttattcccCAGGATTTTTATCATAATACTATTCCCCATTACACACCTAAGGTAATCCCTTAACCCTCTTTCAggttctttctctttttctcttaGTTCCTTCCAACTGCCCATGCTATTCGTCCAATAAGCTACTTTCAATAAGGTCTTGCAAAATTTCTTAGCATTAGGTGAATTCTGACCTTCCACCTGTACTTTAGAACACTTGTCCTTAATTCTGTCCTTCTCTGCCTTCAGGTAATCCCCTAAATCACCCAGCATAGTGTTCATATGATTTTGGACATTACCCTATAtcgttgaaaaaaaaaaaagaaaaattaaaaaaaaattaaaaagacagacatggaggaaggaatgaaggaagatggGGAATATGGAAACTTACACATTGGTTGTTTTCAGTTTTAGGATTTGATGCTATTGCTGGTGGTGCAGGTTGGACTGtttgtggtggtggtggtaggacATCCTTAATGGCTTGTACCATGGCTTGCTTCGTTTGTTCCTCTACATTCGCATCTCCCTGGACGTCATCCTTCCTTGCTGCTTCAGC
This genomic window contains:
- a CDS encoding SICA antigen, whose protein sequence is MENILQDGGNDKGHCSALAQDNSREKELCKILLRIFYWMDGLERKPEVVQGQQHVNYEWKIREVNGVKEQSKEELQRYYRCMLGHVIIVGMLGGHCFLDKVAEKVKNGRQSTRDSKGIVGQGNTLCDTVDLQSLNLGKKFMWGEVGQWVNDYENREGGLKLLNEVKRGNNSLHRRRDEGQESKHCPAGWIKGQVNQKTLKDLGIQVTPGEEDLNLEKDNKTLGKEALETVVKRGHQAMKTAEAARKDDVQGDANVEEQTKQAMVQAIKDVLPPPPQTVQPAPPAIASNPKTENNQCGNVQNHMNTMLGDLGDYLKAEKDRIKDKCSKVQVEGQNSPNAKKFCKTLLKVAYWTNSMGSWKELREKEKEPERGLRDYLRCVMGNSIMIKILGNKCKIDNIKEILSKEAEGKKEVSDFEKMLNGCAKPKCENMEVSMEEIKQKAEIFVGGMTTGGMPEGNKIMDWFKCSKPKPSKPDNKATEATAVPTGSPEPEGDKNDKGSSSQIPAEQKNAGESSPKGSSREASSNPPGITWAGTPSVRDDKLNDQKDPEHEGVGSGEAAGLVPGAGGAYFAFLGKRGKRYRRSYQVRGPQSLGEQLLGHMDDQADGPLEYTLVKERKPRSTPIKRRKKPSCHRRLGRRGVRRRMIIDIHFEVLEECQKGDTKLVQEDYFEILVQEFMGSKFIKEENVPKEGFLKEQVPSSNSGFRAEDIFPKEQVPSSGLDSRFREEDFVPKEEDV